The DNA window AAACAAGATGTTCTCGGCGCTCATAACCGCTGTACAGAACAGACCGAGTTTCGTTTTATTCCGAATGCGTTCGTACCACACGTCGATGCTCGAAGAACCCGTTACTACGAGAACAATCTTGATTTGCGAAAGGTCGCTGATGTTATTTTCTATTAAAAACGGTAATGCCCCACGCGTGCTGAGTTCTTTTCGAATGTTATTCACCATTCCCTTTACGTGGTTGTATGCATCGGGGAAATAGCCTGCAACGAAATAATCTTTGCCAGGCATATAGTTGTTGCTTCCAGGCTCCACTGCGAGTTGTTCGATTTCATAACTAGCGATGCGAGGGGCTTGCGGATCAATCGAAGTGATAATGAACTTGATTTTTTTTCGCATCAATAAACGCATCAGTGCTTGGAATTGAGGCAGGCTTTCGCCTTTCGTGCTGTACGTCCAGTCGCTTTCGATGACGACGACGTCACCTTCTTTCAGGCTATTGAGATAATCGAAAAGGTCTTTCGTGCGAACAGAAACTACGTTTCCGACATCCAAAGGAGAAATCACTTGCCACCCGACCAAAAGCATGAGAATCAAATAAAGGATTCTCCTATCCAAACTGAGCAAACTTTCCCAGATTGTCAATTTTTGGTTTTCTTGCATTTAGTCGGATACTCCTTTTTCCAATCCGAGCATGATGCGCGTTGCCATAGCGACGACACCGAGCCCCAAACCTAAGTTGATTGCGCGAATGGCTGGTGTGTTTAGCGTTGCTAAAATCCAATCGCTAATCGTGTCGATTCGAAAGTTCCCTTCGAATCCTTTAGGGTCGAGCCAATTCGTCAATGCAAGTCCTAATGGAACGAAGCTCAAAAGGATAACTAAAGCGACGAGCATAAGGATAGTCGCCTCGATGGAACGTATTCGAAATGCGCGATAGGCCGCAGAAAGAATGAAAAATGCGATGAGGCTGAACATCGCTGCGTCTAGAACCACCAGCATATCCGTGAAAACCAGCCGATATCCTTGCGCGATGGTAGTCCTGTCTCTTTCCGTCGAGATTCCGGCCTTCGCATGAGCGGCGACTTCCGGTGTAAGGGTGTTCTGCGCAACAGCAGCATCTATTTTTTCGTTTTCGGTTCGGATGAATTCGTCGTATTCACTTTGCGCTAATGCTCTTGCCGCTTCCGCTTCTTCGGCAGAGATTCTTCCACTTAGGAGTTTGGTTTTGATTTGTTCGAGTTTTGCTTTTCGTGCGTTATGGGCTTGGCCATTTACTCCTAATCTGGCAAGTTCGACAATTCTCGGAGTGAGTGTGTTGTCTCGCGCTGCCTTATCGATCACATAGTTTTCGCTCTCGACGACTTTTTCGTTCGTGTAGTAATGCGAGTATCCCAGAAAGATGATTACAGCCATGCTTATGAGAAGCACCGCACTAAAGGGCCAATCGCGCTGTAGTTTAAACAAGCGTCCGAAATGAACGCGGAAAATGCTGATGACGCCCAACACCAAAAGAAATGCGGCGACAATTTGCGCTGTGGAAGAGGCTACAGGGATACCATCCAACCAATTGAATCCGAAGACAGGAGCGATGACTTCTCCTGCAGGTGTTTTCGTTTTGGGAATCAGCCATTCCAAAACGTAAAACATTCCACATGCGAACGTGATTGCGACGACAACCCACTTCCTTAAATTGCTCGGAACACGCGCAACGAAAAAGAGAATTATCGAAGTTACGATAATCGTTCCGAGCACCCACCAAAAAGCCTTTTGTGTCCAAATCGGACCTGCAGTTCTTTCGATGACCCAAAAACTCGTTTCGGGAGGAGTTTTCTGCGCGAGAAATTGAGTGAATCCTCCCATTTATTGCCTCTCCTCTCTTGTGATTTTTACGAAAAACGCTTCTGTTCTCCAGTCTATGTATTTTTGGTTCAAACGTTCGTATTGCGTGCGCATTTCAGGGGATAGATTTTCTATCTTCACCGGAGTCAGCGTTTGAATGGAATGCCAAACCACTGCAATCACGACGAATGCCATGAAAGCCATCTTCGCCCAATCCACTCCCACTAAACTTCCTAAAAGAACGGGTACACGACCCAAGTATGCGCTTGCTGCATAAAATTCATCTCCCAACAAAACGTAATCGCACGCTGCGATGAAGAAAGGCGTTTGTGTCGTTTGCGTCGAAGATGCAACCTGAATTGCGCCGACGATGTTCGCATTTTCTGCGATGATGAGTGATTCTGCGAAAAACTCTCCCATCAAGAATGCTGCTGCGACACGTTCTCTTTGAATTGTTCCGGCAACGCCCGAAGCGAATGCGAACTGACGGTCGCTGACGAAACGCACACTATCCGGGTCGAATCTTTCCGGTGCGCCTTCGCTCAAATAAACGTCTCGAACGATTTCCTGTGCTACACCATAAACACCTGCATGAGCGGTAAGCAAACGAATCGGGGTCGCAAAACGCACTGCAGTACGAACTACCGATGCGAAAATCGTAAGAGCCTGTACAGAAATTCCGTCTAACGCACCTATTCCTGGAACCATCAAGACAGGGCGAGCCGTTTCTGTTGCACGCCCCACCGCTTCGTCAATTTGGTCTAATCCTGCAATGCGACGAATGCTAAGCCCTTTCGCTCTTTGTGCACGTGCGATGTTGAAGAGAACCCCCGCTCCGACACCTATCATCGTTAACACGAGCAACCATCCTAATTTCGAATATTGCAGAAAGGGTCTCCAACTCGTGTTTGGTTCTTTGGCGGCATGTTGAACATAATTCACCATGGACTGTAAATCGGGAAATCTTCGGGAATAGTGAACGCGAATCCCTTCGATGTGATATTCCGTAACATCCATAACGTATTCCCCCGAAGACAATTTCCAACCGAATACGCTCCAGGGTCCGATAAGTTCTCCCCAATCTAATTGAGCATTCAAACTTTGCGCGCGTTTTTGCTTCCAATCGATCCAGTTCGGACTTTCCTCTGGCAGTTGTTGCATCATTTGCCTTGCGTCAGTGAAGCTTTGGCTTTGTGCGATGGTAACGCCCCCCCGTCCATCGGAGACTAAGGTGTCGAGCACTCCGCTACCGTCAGGAAGAGTCCAGCCATACAAATGCCCCCCCGGTGTCGGCGCGATGAAAGTCCCTTGCGCTCCGTTGAGTTCTTCCGAACGTTTCTTTCGATATTCCGAAATGGGATTTTCCGAAGGCTTTGTCTTATCCCTTTCCGTTTTGATAAAGTCCATCGCCTCCGCATCGCTGTCGAAGGGAATGGTTCGTTCGATAAAAACTCGCCCATCCCGAGTCGTGAGCAAATCGAGAACGATTTGACCGGATTCCAATGTCCATTTCACCCACCTCGCCCCATCCACCTCTTCGATTGTATGCCCCTTTTCTGCGTCTGCTACGAGTTCGATGGGACGCTGTTGGAGATAAGCGGATTCGTCAGGGAAACTTTTAGCAACACAGCCATGCATAAAAAACATGGCTATGAGTGCCGTGAATCCGAAAAAGGAGCGCATTACGTTTTTTCTCCGCCTTCGTCCTCGCGAGATGGCTCTTCTAAAAGACGGATGAGCATCTCGATATTTTCACGCTCCGAGAAAAATTGTGAATAGCGGTCTACGAATTCGAAGCCTAAAACAGGAATGAGGAATGGGGAAAAGGCGAGTGCTGCATGCCCGGCGACGTTTGCGAGCGGCTTGTGCATTTCCAGCGCAAGGATAGCCGCCGCTTCGAGTTTGCGTTTTTTGATTTCCTTTGCGATTTTTTCGGCGATTTCCTTTCGCTCCTCTTCCGAAAGAGGCTTATCCCATAGTCGAAGCATGTTTCTCCCTATAGTACGCTATGCGTTCTAATATTTCCTCTTTATTGCCATTCGTTCTCAGGAATACTCCGCGAAAAGGCGACAGGCGACTCGGTTTTTCGAGAGGGGAGAGTTTTATCCCATCATCGCCCTCTATTACTCGTTTGACGTTTTCCCAACGTATTTCGGAGACGATGAACCCACAGCGGCTTTTTGCGCTTTGTTCATCTAACCTATAGTAAATAGGAAGGAGAAAATCCGCAAGACTCGCGACGATAACGACGAAGCCGATTATCGCCATCCAAATCGTCCCCGAAAGGAACAACCCTAAAAGACCTCCGGTAATGGCTGCCATTAGAACAATCATGGCTTTTCCCGGGTTCTTCCGAGCAAGATGAACTTTCCATTGAAGTGCGTTGCCTAATGTTTCGGAAAGCACTTTCATATGATTCTATTGTAGAAGACGAATAAGACTACCGCCAATCATCGAACATGCTACTCACGGATTGGTCGAGATGGATTCTGCGAATCGCCTCCGCCAAAAGCGGAGCAGCAGAGAGAACCGTGAGTTTTGAAAATCGCTTCTCTTCGGGAATAGGCACGGTATCGGAGCAAATTACTTGCGAGATAGGCGCCTTTTCTAAAAGATGCGGACATTCTCCGCTGAATACAGCGTGTGTACACGTAGCGACTACCTCTTTCGCTCCTCTCGTTAAGAGCGCTTCTGTGCCGCGTATAACCGACCCCCCCGTATCGATGATGTCGTCTATCATCACTGCGATTTTGCCTTTGACCTCGCCGATGATTTCCATGACATCCACTTTCCCGGGCTCGGGTCTTCGTTTTGCGATAATCGCGAGCGGTTTCGCAAGTTGGTTCGCTAACATCCTCGCGCGGGGAACCCCCCCTACGTCCGGTGAAACCACAACGGTGTCTTGCTCCGCAAATCCTTGACTTATCAAATAACGCCCAATCGTAGGACCCATATAAAGGTGGTCTACGGGTACGGAAAAGAATCCTTGAATTTGTTCTGCATGCAAATCACAAGTCAATACGCGATGTGCACCGGCGAGTGTAATCAAATCGGCAATCAATCGCGCAGTGACCGGCTCGCGCGGCTTGATTTTCTTATCCTGTCGCGCATATCCGTAATAGGAAAGAACGACGGTAACTCTTTTTGCCGATGCCCTTCGAAAAGCATCGAGCATGATCAGGAGTTCCATGATGTTATCGTTCGCAGGAGCGCAAGTGGGCTGAATGATAAAAACATCGCATCCTCTCGCGCTTTCGTTTACCTGCACCTTGATTTCCCCGTCGCTGAAACGAGAACAGGATATCTTTCCCATTTGAATGCCCAGATACTCTGCGATTTTTCTCGCTAATTCTGGGTTCGCATTTCCCGTGAACAATTTCAAAAGAGATAAATCCTCAGGATGAGTGATTTCTTTCGTCACGATTTCTTCGCTCGCTTGGTACGCTTTTGTCTCCATTCTTTAGCCCAGTTTTCCTTATTGATTTGTTTTGCTCTTCCGATTGCCAGCGCGTCAGGTGGAACGTCTTCGTTGATCACGCTTCCCGCTCCGGTAATCGCTCGGTCTCCTATTGTAACTGGTGCGATGAGCGTCGTGTTGGAGCCGATGAACGCTCCTGCGCCAATCACGGTTCGATTTTTTTGAAATCCATCGAAATTGCACGTGATAGTACCTGCCCCTACGTTCGCCGATTCCCCGACCGTGCTGTCACCGATATAACTTAAATGAGCGATGGACGCGTTTTTCCCGATTTCCGAGTTTTTCACCTCCACGAAGTTTCCGATTCGCGCGTTTTCGCCAATTTTCGTACCCGTGCGGACGTTAGCAAAAGGACCCACCCTCGTACCCTTTCCGATAACCGCCTCTTGCAAATGGCTTAAAAGCACACTGCATTCGTCTGCAATGGAGCAATCTTTGATTTTCGTGCATGGTCCGATTTGGCAACGCTCTCCGATTCTGGTTTTTCCCTCGAGAAAAGTCATCGGCTCGATGTTCGTGTCTTTACCGATTCGAACGTCGAAATGTATATAAGTAGTATGCGGGTCTCGAATCGTTACGCCTTCTTGAGCGTGTCTTTGCAAAATTTGCATTCTCAAGATTTTTTCCGCCTCTGCCAAGTGCCAACGCGTGTTCACTCCGAGAAAAGTTTTGCTGTCTGCGAATTTCACAACGATACAATTTCCTCTTTCTGAGAAAAGCTCGATGACATCCGTTAGATAAAATTCGCCTTTTTTACTCGGGCGAAGTTTCGAAAGAGCATTACGAAGACTTTTGGCATCGAACACATACACGGAGGTGCAGACTTCCGAAATCTTTTTTTCTTCGCGTGCGGCGTCTGCTTCCTCGACGATTCGTTTTAGATACCCACTATCGTCGCGAACGATGCGGCCATAGCCGGTAGGGTCGCTCATTTCACATGTGGCGAGCGCACAGATTGCCTTCGATTCTTTCGCTTTAGAAAAAAGCGTCGAGAAAACCTCTTTCGTGACGAGCGGAGTGTCGGCGGATGCGACTAAGACATATCCATTGTAATCGCCTAATGCCTCCAAACCCGTTCTGCATGCATCCGCTGTGCCCAGTTGTTTTTTTTGAATGGCATAAATGTAGTTTTTCCCTAAGGCTTCGCGAGCTTGTTCTACGAACTGCCCGACGACCATAACCGGCTTTTTCACTCCCGCTTCCCTCATAGCGCGCCCGACCAATTCCGCCATCGGCACCCCACAAATCGGAAAAAGCGCTTTCGGCGTTTCCGACTTCATTCGGGTGCCTTTACCCGCGGCGAGCACGATTCCAGCAAGACTGGGCAACTTAAAGCCTCAAAAAAAGATTGCTAAAGATTGTGACGCATAGAGAGATGTTTATGAATGCAAAGAAGATCCTTTGAAGGTTGTTATGCCGCGTTATCGCCGAAGCCTTCACTGAACAGCGAGGTTTTGAGGAAACCGATTCGTTCGGGTGCGGTTTCTTTCGCCTCCATAATCGCAGCCGGAAAAACTTTGTGCTTGCCGAATTTTTGATTCACCTTGTCCGCCGCTCTCGCCAAACTCTCGTAACGGTTCTCTGACTCGAACAATGACAACTGTCCCGATGGCGTTAGATTATAAAATGCGACCGACACCATCGTCGGCTGATTCACCGGATTTTTCTTCCAATCCTTTTGCAAAACTTCGATAAATCGCAGTGTGTCGCACGAAGGCGGAAAACGAGATTCCGTTTCCCAACGACCGTCTTTTCCTCGCACCCGAAACGATACAGCGCGCGCCGAATAGCCCTCTTTGCGCAAACGCGCTGAACCTTTTTCGATTAATCGCAGAAGAACTTCATAACTTCGCTGACGCGAACGATACTCCGGAGGCAAAACGTGTTCATGACCGAACGACTGTCGCTTGGTTTCCAATTCCCCGATGTCGTGCCCTTTGAGAAGATGCCACCATCGCGCACCGATCACACTGCCGAAAGCGCGGCGCAACTCCTGCTGGGAGGCGCGCAGTAAGTCTGTCGTCGTATAAATCCCTGCCAAATTAAGCCGAACGACCATTCGCCGATTGACGCCGGGCAAATCCGTCAAAAGCATCCCTTTCAGGCGCTCCTCCAGTTCCTCTGGCAGAAGCATCACCAAGCCATCCGGTTTTTGGAGTTTCGTGCCTACTTTCGCCAAGAATGCGTTCGGAGCAAGACCTATGGAACAGGTGAGGCACTCTCCGACCCTCTCTCGAATCGCTTTTTTGATGCGCAGGGCGATTTCGAGGGCGGCTTCTCTCGTAGCCTCGCTCTTGAGCAAATGCACGCGCACCTCATCGATAGAGCATTCCGCTTCTACGGGAACGACCGTTTCAATCGCTTCGATGATTCGCTCGTGATATTTCACGTAGAGGGGGTGATTCGCTTCGACCAGTGCGATTTCAGGGCAGATTTCCTTCGCTTCTCGAACGAGGGTGCCCGTCACGACCCCGTAACGCTTCGCCTCGTAACTGGCTGCGATGATGCACGCTCCGTCTGCGAGGACCTGCACCACGCCTACGGGACGCCCGCGCAATTCCTTCCGCTCCTGCTGTTCTACTGAGGCGAAATAGGCATTCAGATCGAGGAACAGGTACCGAAACGGCGCCTTCTGCCCTGGCTTATAAGACATGTCCACATGGAGTATTCCGCAGATAGTAGACAAATGTCAACTACTTGGGAAGGCGCATCGTGGGAAAAGGTTTTTTTCAAAAAAATCTTTTCTAACTTCTGTAAAAGCGATGTAGAATGGAGATTAAGCCTCGTCCGGAGAGGTCTCCGGGAGGGGAAGAAGTAAGAAGTAAGCAGAAAGCACTACCGCGAGGAGATAACTTACGCAGATTACGTATTCGGACGGTACGCCGGCGAAGACCTTCACGTATGACTTGGCGGGCAGGATGAAAACGGTAGAGCAGAATGGGCAGGTATTGAGGACGTATAACTGGAATAAAAAAGACAGGCTCAATTCTATCGTTTACAACGGGGGGGCGACGAATAACTTTGCTTATAACGGTGTCAATGCAAGGATTTATAAACAGGATAATACAGGAACTTACAATTTCAAACGCTCAGGCATCGGGGTAACGGCTCCTGTTCTTTCCGACAGCGCGGCGCAGTATCTGCCTGGGATTTCCGAGAGCAGGGGTGGTGTATCGAAGTTCATGCATTCGGGAATCAAAAACGCAAATATGCAGACGGATTCCATTCAATTCATCGCGGCAACCCAGCGTTACGACGCTTTCGGCAACTGTATTGCATATACTGGAAGTTGGAGCGGGCCTTTTGGATACGGGGGGCATTTTGGTTATCAGACGGATTCGGATTCCGGGTTGTTGCTTTTAGGTCATCGCTATTACGACCCGAGCATCGGGCGTTTTATAAGCCGTGACATCGCAAAAGATGGAAGAAATTGGTATGTGTATTGTCGGAATAATCCTATCGTAAGTGCTGATCCTGCTGGTTTGCTTGTTGCGCGTCCTTATCCTGAAACGTATCCTGATCTATACGCTTTTATTCGTTGGCTCTTGGATTTGTTTCCTTTTCTTGATTTTGAACTTCGAATTGAAAATGGTCAACCATCAAAAGATTATTTCCCGACTCCTCAACAATTTATGGGAAAGAGATTCTTAAAAGAATCACTTAAGCTTTTACCGAAGGGGGTTTCAGCAGTTCTCGGCACAGGTATGACTTTACTGGACGCAGGACTTGTTTTGGGGAAGGGTATTGGTGCAGTCGGTGGTTGGGTCAAACGGGTTCGAGCAGGTTATCGTGAAGATTTCGAGCAAGCAGGCAAATCTTGGGAAGACCAATGGAAAATTCGTTATTGGATACCTTTGATTAATCCATGTAAGGGAGAAATCTATTTATGATTTTTTTGCGATCATGTAACTCGTCTATGAGATTACTTCCAATACTATTGTATTTTCTTGTGCTAAAAGGATGTGGTGGGAAGGAAGAAAGTTACAAACAAAACAAAAACAATTTCTTTAGGTCGCATGTCATCCCCATTCCGTATCATTTGATTATTCGTCGTATGGGAAAAAATTAAGTTAGCATTTGCTGTTTACAGCAATGAGGTACCCTCTTCCCTAACTTCGGTAATCAATGGAGTATGCGAGCAAGACATCGAAAATAAGGAGTGAATGCATAATCCGATGGATGAAAATGCAAAGAATAGTGTTTATGCTGTCATTTTCGTTGCTATAGTTATAGGGCTTATGTGCGCAGAGGTCGCCTACCGAGGACTGGTCCTTAGGGATGTACCACTGTTGACAGATGGTATTATTATTTTTGCTGGCCCTGCAAAAGGTGGCGAGGCTGTGATAACAGGTCTCAAGGCTTTATTTGGCCTTATACTGTGTATAGTCGTCATCGTAATATCCATCAGATTTTTAAGAGCGGATGTATAGAAAAGGTGGGGTGATGTCGTAAAATATGATACAAGGGAATAGCTATATTGAGGAAGACCATGGGTATAAAAAATGACTATTTCCATTACATTCTTCTAATAATTCTTTCAGCAGTTATACCCTCTTGTGTGAGCAATCATATAAGCAATTCACATCGTGAGATTGAGAAGGTTGAGATATATTATTTACCTTTTCAAGTAGAAACTTATCTTCCTGTAACGGTAGAAGGAATACAGCGTCAAGAATATAATGTTACACGTTATCTCCGCAAAGAGATTCGAACGATTATGCAAATAATCGAAAAGGCAACATTAACGAAACAAAAATTTGACGAATTAAGAGTGAGATTCCTAATAAAATTCCATAGTAATGGTTTTATCGCAATGGATAAAAAGGGGTGCATCATCAAATCGGATTCGAGTGAAAAAAGAAAATTGCCC is part of the Fimbriimonadales bacterium genome and encodes:
- the glmU gene encoding bifunctional UDP-N-acetylglucosamine diphosphorylase/glucosamine-1-phosphate N-acetyltransferase GlmU; this encodes MLAAGKGTRMKSETPKALFPICGVPMAELVGRAMREAGVKKPVMVVGQFVEQAREALGKNYIYAIQKKQLGTADACRTGLEALGDYNGYVLVASADTPLVTKEVFSTLFSKAKESKAICALATCEMSDPTGYGRIVRDDSGYLKRIVEEADAAREEKKISEVCTSVYVFDAKSLRNALSKLRPSKKGEFYLTDVIELFSERGNCIVVKFADSKTFLGVNTRWHLAEAEKILRMQILQRHAQEGVTIRDPHTTYIHFDVRIGKDTNIEPMTFLEGKTRIGERCQIGPCTKIKDCSIADECSVLLSHLQEAVIGKGTRVGPFANVRTGTKIGENARIGNFVEVKNSEIGKNASIAHLSYIGDSTVGESANVGAGTITCNFDGFQKNRTVIGAGAFIGSNTTLIAPVTIGDRAITGAGSVINEDVPPDALAIGRAKQINKENWAKEWRQKRTKRAKKS
- a CDS encoding ribose-phosphate pyrophosphokinase, which produces METKAYQASEEIVTKEITHPEDLSLLKLFTGNANPELARKIAEYLGIQMGKISCSRFSDGEIKVQVNESARGCDVFIIQPTCAPANDNIMELLIMLDAFRRASAKRVTVVLSYYGYARQDKKIKPREPVTARLIADLITLAGAHRVLTCDLHAEQIQGFFSVPVDHLYMGPTIGRYLISQGFAEQDTVVVSPDVGGVPRARMLANQLAKPLAIIAKRRPEPGKVDVMEIIGEVKGKIAVMIDDIIDTGGSVIRGTEALLTRGAKEVVATCTHAVFSGECPHLLEKAPISQVICSDTVPIPEEKRFSKLTVLSAAPLLAEAIRRIHLDQSVSSMFDDWR
- a CDS encoding DUF6754 domain-containing protein, with amino-acid sequence MRSFFGFTALIAMFFMHGCVAKSFPDESAYLQQRPIELVADAEKGHTIEEVDGARWVKWTLESGQIVLDLLTTRDGRVFIERTIPFDSDAEAMDFIKTERDKTKPSENPISEYRKKRSEELNGAQGTFIAPTPGGHLYGWTLPDGSGVLDTLVSDGRGGVTIAQSQSFTDARQMMQQLPEESPNWIDWKQKRAQSLNAQLDWGELIGPWSVFGWKLSSGEYVMDVTEYHIEGIRVHYSRRFPDLQSMVNYVQHAAKEPNTSWRPFLQYSKLGWLLVLTMIGVGAGVLFNIARAQRAKGLSIRRIAGLDQIDEAVGRATETARPVLMVPGIGALDGISVQALTIFASVVRTAVRFATPIRLLTAHAGVYGVAQEIVRDVYLSEGAPERFDPDSVRFVSDRQFAFASGVAGTIQRERVAAAFLMGEFFAESLIIAENANIVGAIQVASSTQTTQTPFFIAACDYVLLGDEFYAASAYLGRVPVLLGSLVGVDWAKMAFMAFVVIAVVWHSIQTLTPVKIENLSPEMRTQYERLNQKYIDWRTEAFFVKITREERQ
- a CDS encoding RHS repeat-associated core domain-containing protein, with amino-acid sequence MKTVEQNGQVLRTYNWNKKDRLNSIVYNGGATNNFAYNGVNARIYKQDNTGTYNFKRSGIGVTAPVLSDSAAQYLPGISESRGGVSKFMHSGIKNANMQTDSIQFIAATQRYDAFGNCIAYTGSWSGPFGYGGHFGYQTDSDSGLLLLGHRYYDPSIGRFISRDIAKDGRNWYVYCRNNPIVSADPAGLLVARPYPETYPDLYAFIRWLLDLFPFLDFELRIENGQPSKDYFPTPQQFMGKRFLKESLKLLPKGVSAVLGTGMTLLDAGLVLGKGIGAVGGWVKRVRAGYREDFEQAGKSWEDQWKIRYWIPLINPCKGEIYL